The proteins below are encoded in one region of Hordeum vulgare subsp. vulgare chromosome 3H, MorexV3_pseudomolecules_assembly, whole genome shotgun sequence:
- the LOC123439298 gene encoding uncharacterized protein LOC123439298 — MALRTVAAKLKAPVASLKQAWAVFRPQAKHPLGGRYVDIRQEMKALERAVWVSEMKQTLISIGFMSAFTGAFAHVLHSDLAAREAEAEAALRAGLDSDEDSNGGTVNAVGTNKD, encoded by the exons ATGGCGCTGCGGACCGTTGCCGCGAAGCTCAAGGCCCCCGTCGCCTCTCTCAAGCAGGCATGGGCGGTCTTCCGTCCTCAG GCTAAGCATCCTTTGGGGGGCCGGTATGTTGATATCCG CCAGGAAATGAAGGCCCTCGAGAGGGCCGTGTGGGTGAGCGAAATGAAGCAGACTTTGATTAGCATTGGCTTCATGAGTGCTTTTACTGGTGCGTTTGCCCATGTGCTTCATTCAGACTTAGCTGCCcgtgaggcggaggcggaggcggccctACGTGCGGGGCTTGATTCAGATGAAGATTCCAATGGTGGGACTGTCAATGCGGTTGGTACAAACAAAGACTAA